Below is a window of Ananas comosus cultivar F153 linkage group 9, ASM154086v1, whole genome shotgun sequence DNA.
atTTACATGATCTTAATATACATCACTGGACTAAACTACATAACTGATAAAGGTTGTCTAGAAAACGTCcagaaggctctagctagctgctgacccctcgccaggaaccctagcctttcccactgtggaaggctctgtaaaaacaacaacaaagagggtgtgagaactattaaacaatagttccaagtaggtaagccgccgagagtggcgaagtacaccactaggtcaactatGGCATGAGtaaatagcaataaataagcaaataaatGCAACATGTATGAAAGTAAACCAatcatgctatttgctcaaaaataaacatatatcaATAGGTGTAGGTACTAGTTTATGATGATAGATTCTACCATTCATGTTAGTTAACAATTTAACTAGTCATATGCCAAAAGATATGCGAGATAATTCATTGTTGCCGAATAACTGATGATATCATGTTACTATTTCCTACACTAGTAAAAGTGTAATGTACTGTCACTATGTTATTAACTAATCaagatgtcaactttctagctTGTTCAACAATAAGTTCACTTGACCAATGACATAAAGTaactttactactatgtccagctAGGGTTAAAGTAACTTATCATAACCCAATTTACAAtagacttacacaaggtaaagtcatagccgcgccgtgcctaatggtcccgtggtagtatacactccccacggcaatccacttcggcgctcatttcgtacataagcgagcaatctgtcgctaagctACTCCGGAGTGCTagcttggggggcgcgacccccacaAGCGTGTGCCaaagagcacaatggcatgcaagctgtaATCCACGGCACAAATATCACAacgtcatcatgtctctgacatggaatctcaactcgacccaaggtcgacaCTGTAGTGCCTAATCgtaagtcactatcaacaacttgttgacaTGATTCTACCCATAGCTAGTATAACTTAATAAGTTTAAGCTTTACATCATgctagtgattctatcaggctacaCCTGGACACTCACTCATAATCCCCTAACTACTcatacataaggaaagtggtttactaaagTCATACTCAaggactcatggcacatatcctgtagtTCAATGTAAACCTCCACTATTTGGAGTAAACAAATACTATGCAATTACATCTACTTGATTATACAAGTATGTTAACATATCCAAATTTAGTTATTGACTAGAGTACATTCAGTTGTATAACATTCGAGTTATGCCATAATACTAAATTCTAGTTACCTGACTAGATCATACAATATAACGTGAAGTTCTAACCAATCTATCAGGTGAAGGTAGAAACCAACTAATTAATATAAGTAGGTAAGATAATCGATGAAATACTTTTCACATAATCTCTATACAGTTCATTCTATACTATGAATGTACACTCAAGCCGATTCATCTGCACAATCTGTTCAAGTATAGCCATCATGCTTACAGTGTAAAATTACATAGTGTAATCCCAAGTACATCGTTCCCTTTGCTATTCAACTGAGCTAAATGGTACATTCATGATTTAACAGTTATATCCTTTTGAATGAACTCAAGCTTACTTGCTTATGCAAATTAGGAATACCATGAATGCATAATAATCCAATAAGTGACTATTAAAATAAGCAAGTCATAAATCTTTCCTTACTGTTTAGAGATGCTATCACATCCGATATGATCTACACATTAACGCATGTCTCAATTCCTtgcactatacatatattcatgaATATGTAATAACTTCAACTGATAATGTCAAAGGAGacagagggaattcacccatttcgggaaggtcagACCCACCAATAGTCAACGACTCTCGTCGAGTTCACACTAATAAGCGATCCGGGTATTCGGGCTTCTCAGGTTTACACTTCACTTCAGGTAAAGGCTCCCAATGCTCAGTTTAAACCAGCTCGAATGTGTCCTCAAGTTTAGCCTCCAAAAGCTCTCATATATCAGCCGGAGATAATCCGAAAGTCAATCGCAACCTCGCCCTGGTtggaacaccttctaaaccagctcCCAAGGTCACAAACTCAGCTCAAATTAATATGGAAACCTGCTATGAACAAACATCCCAAAACCGCATCACTACTTCGTCAACATCATCGTTTTCAccatcaaaataaagaaaaaggtcATTGTTTACCTCCAGGGCTTTAAATCTGACTTTGGGGTGAGGAATTACAGCAAAACCACTCCTCAAATGTTGCTCTAAACTATCCCAATCCAGCTGGTAGCAATAATCAAGAACCAACATCAAAAGCTATCACTAAtctcaaactagagagaaaactAGTTAGTTTACCTCACTAGACTTCAACTCAACTTCCCTGTGAGTTGGAGCTGCGAAAATACCTCCCCTGCGAGTCCTTTCCACCCACTCGTAGCTGCTCCAAAGTCCGCAACCCAGCTAGCGCAAAGAACGGCGAGAAATAGGCGCAAATCGGCGATTTTCtactcaaagagagagaaatcatAGAGAGAAAAAGTGAGGAAGGTGGAAAACCTCTTCTCTAAGTTCTAATACCTTCCAAAGAGCTCCAGGGGTCGTGCTGGGTAGATAAGGATAGGCATTAGATGTGAAATTACCgaaatagccttgctgccacatatctgccactgtgtaccggtacacgatgatggctgtaccgtTACACAATGCAGAATTTCGCCagaaatgcactttcttgcttccgGCCGTTTGATCACTtttctaacttgtccaaaaacttgtctaaacCCTTTAGAAGGTGTAGGGTAGTTCCATTTATCATTCTCCACACTCGAACTTCGTAATTAACCGATTTCAGAGTATTGCAATAGAATAATGCATTTGCgatgcactttttcattttcagTTATCTGCTTGCTCCAGTAATTTACTGAAGCCTCTCAACAATCCTTCAAAAGTTATAGAAGAGTTCCAATCACTATTCCAACCCTCAAGTTCGCAGTTtgccaaagttcagtgtattacagttgcctatcacagagcagacactgctaacttattcatgcgtcaccgacgacctatccggatacgtacaccccttggttggtggccaaaccaatctggtgtctagaatacacagtgctgtgactaaatcatgctgatatgctcaaaatgAAAATAGGCAAAAAGAgaccggtgccttggccgaagccacgTGTAAGGGcatacaacgccgaaccacgatcaaccagatcgaaacacacgacaaaggagtcgatgtgttgcctggacccaaggtccacagagatacaatatatatgcaacctactctacatgtctatccataactatccaaatgcaatcaatgAGATACGATAAACAATGATAAACaatcaactgacatgtagagactacgatactgatatgaaagaacagagaAAGGGtaaaacgatctcaccgactaccagctcgaagcacctaCCTGTCACAATCGCGTCGGAAAACCTGGATGCACACAAGTCGAcaggacctacgaagatccactaGGTCAATATCCAACCCACTAACCTGAAGTACACtatctcacaaacccccacacagatCCCCGAATCgatttcccaaaatcgatcaccgtaactcaccggaagtctcGAAAACCACAcggggacgccgtcgggacccactaagtgtctcgaaactcaccgactcataccacgagtcacccgctgccacaaaacacgcCAATTTgaatgtcttggcagcaaacacaaggtaacACAACCCAACAATTATTGTCGGATAATTGttcgaatccgggttcccggaagtgtctatttcgacaccggaacccaccgtcgctcactcgtcatcaccgaacccacaatatgatgatggtgaccagccaacaaggctcagcgacaatttacaggacaaccaaaccacgtcggaagaaatccgaaccgaaaccatgttctttcggcgaatttcgccgaaaaacgcaccgaaatcgactcttcgatttccgcaaaagctaacggatcatggacaatcagtccagaggtcaccacacatgcctacacactgcccacagtagccacaaggcgcacaattgcacaaaagcccctgtatttacataaaatcctaatattttttgtaaattggGCGATAACATGGCTCGTTCACGgaaaccgaggactttcaagGTCCACCGAGACACGTACcaacaggtctcgatgtgccggaggctgTGCTCATGGTCCGGAGCACatcggctcactgtgggaggcgtgggagcaacccgaagttctgcgaacagcgcgcagtcagggaaaatcgcgccgaacaggactaaccggactctgttgatccaaagtgaggtgagcaatGTGATCGGCACTGaacaacgatcaccgtgctcatcTCTAGAGGCATCAGTACAGCCTTGAATCGTCAGAAAAGTGCGCGCAatcccaaaacagcagccaaaaaggcccTAACAGGGCGACACCGCCGAAACGGCGGAACGgagccttcccgacagaaactatGGTGAGAGCGATGATCATAAGTTTGCCATGATCATCATGCTCCCTTCCTCaaagatcggggaggctcgggttgctcggaaCAGCAAACCGCCAAGGAATAGCCCTATTTcaggcttggccggagcaagcttgctccggccggcttccggcggcacgacgACCTGCGCGCGGGCCAGAGGTGGGTGCGAGGGATGGGAGGAGCACAGTGCTCACCTAGATCGGCggcggggagcggcggcggcgacggcgacaaGAGACAAGCCCACACGAGCTAAAGCTCGGGTTCTAGAgcagctgcggccacggcggcggccggggcacctCAGGCCGGCGGCGGGGGGTCGCCTGAGGTCGACGGTAGGCGTCACGGATGGCcccgggcggcggcgacgcgatGATGGAGATGGAAGGTCTGCTCGGCCTGAGCAGACCTGGGGCAGCTAcgggctggccgaggcggcgaccAGCGGGGGTGGTTGCATAGGCTCCGGGGAAGGTGGCCGGGATGGTCTCAGGCGCGCGATGCGGGGAAAGGGATGGCAGTTACTCGGTGGTGCCAGCTAGTACTAGGGGTGTAGCAAGACAGCGGCGGCGTTTGCGAAGCGCGACGCAGTTCGGCGGGGAGAGCTGGGCTCCGGAAACGACGCCGCGCGATAGGGTAGCGAGCATAAGGCTCGAGGCCTCTTCTCAACCTGGGAGAGAAAGGAGCAGAGATGAGAGTGGAGACGGGAGAGGAGGGTGGTGGCGCGGCTGCTGGCTTGCGTGCGGCGGGCCATGTAGGCAGGCGGACCGGCGCGTGCGCGGCGGGGCAGGGGAACAGAGGTGAAGGTGGCAAGGTGTGGCTAGGGCAGCTGGGGGCTCAACTAGGGTTAGGATTCcaagaaaaaccctagaaaacactATATACAAGTTggctaaaatgcaaataagTCCTCCGAAGATGGTTAACTTCAACCAAGCCCTCTACAGTGCGAGTAAAATGCGCGAATACACCTCCACAATCAAATTCACACAAAACGGCACATAAAATGTCGCATCTTTcgcaaaaataccgttttgccaactAAGACCCCTCCTTGATCAACGCGCGatatccgcagatccgtccgtcagatttgcgaacggatcgcaccagtgcgatcagcacaacatagacaacaaagctacgatttcgtttcacctcGATCCATCTCTCCAACAGAAGAACTACGGACAAATACACGTATTTTCGGATTTTCTCAATATCCGTGcgcaaactcaaaatccgtcacgCCATTAGTTCTAAAATAGCTAAACCGGTCGAAACGAACTATTGGACTGCTAtaaacggagtccgatacgagcctgaagccaacttcacactgtggcttctccgaaaaatcgagttactattcactttaagtgaaacatGGAAATCacgtagaatctccgttttaactcgttttcccccgaaacttgacgagtgattttgtaattaaattacacacaaaaacatcgtcaactgagagtttagctacaccgcaaaaatctcagtccttacagatgCCCTGTATGAGATGTAATAGGCGCAGGTCCCTAAACATCAGTATGAATAAGAGCCAAAGGAACATATGTTTTATTATGCGTTAGTGGAAAGGAAAGTTGGAAAATTTTACCTAATTGACAAGAAGCACAAACATAAGGAACATGATTTTTATAGAAGGAACACTTTGAAATACGCTGAATAATTGGAAAAGCAGGGTGACCCAATTGTTGATGCCAAAGAATGCTTGATTGAGACATGGTCAGGAAGGCATGAGCTATGGAAAGGCGCCGATCCCTGGGTTGTAAGCAGTAGAGGCCATCCTTAAGTGTGCCGCGTAGAAGCTCCTGGCGCGTGCGAAGATCCTTAATGGAAAAATGATGCGGATGCAGTTCAAAGAAGCATGAGTTATCTTGAACAAATTTATGAacagataataaattttttaagatattaggagtgtacaaaatattttgtaaagtGAAAGAGTGGGTAGGTGTTTTGAGATTGGAATAGCCAGATGTAAGAACTGGCAAACCTGAACCATCACCAATGTGGAGTTGATCAGTACTAGGATGATCCGCTTGAATATTGAGATTGGCTAAGTCCGCTGTGACGTGATGAGTGGCACCCGAGTCAATATACCAGTCTAAGTCGTGATCATTAGAGCGAGTTCCGTGAGCAGTGTTTGTCTGGGCATGAGATGGCTCAGCGTGAAATCCTTGGGGAAGAGAATAACAATGTATAGCACTATGTCCAAGGCGTTGGCATAGTTGGCAACGAACAGAGTTATTTGGGTTGCACCTGCCATGATTTGGATAAGAACCTTGCGTCGGGCCTCCTTTGTAAATGGGCCTATGCTGATTGAATAAACTCATTTGATTAGGAAATCCGTCTCCATTTGGGTTAAAAAATCCAGTTGAGTTGAGAGGGGAACTGCCATAATTAGGATTTCCTCTCCCTTTGTTTTGACCCCGATAATGTCCTCCATGCCCCGAGGCGCCGCGACTGCTATTCGATCGACCCTTTCCCTCAACAAAGTTTGCAGTAGCTGGGGTAGGTCCGAGCAAGCCCGAGAGAGGAGGTGTCATCTCGATTGATGTAGCATATTTACAGCGAGCCTCTTGATTGAGCAAAAGAGCAGACATATCATTAGTGCTCATGGTGCTTAGAGATGGAGCGAGAGCTCGGATAAGAGGTTCCCAGTCATTACCCAAACCAGTGGTGATTCTCCGATTCAACTGTAGTGGCATAATTGGTTTCCCAATTAGAGAAAATTGCGTCGCCAGTTGCTTCACATTCTTGAGATACTCAATCATAGGTGTGTCTCCTTTTTTGATGTCgcgccattgttgctcgatgaaGTCCTCTTGGGCAATTGTGTGGGAGTCAAAGAGGGTTGCCAATGTTGCCCATACTTGATGAGAGGATGTAAGGCCGACAAGATTACAACCAACTTCTTGCGATACTGACAGGATCAGAATAGTAAGGGCAATCTGATCCTGAACCATCCACGTTTCATATTCAGGAATGGATATTTCGACTTGGTTGTCTCCTGCAATAGTTTCTGGAGGGGATGCTAAGGTACCGTCGACATAACTTAGGAGTCGGTATGCCTTGAGGATAGGTATCATGATGCTTTTCTAGTAATAATAGTTGCTTCCGTCTAGTTTGACAGGAATGTTAGGTAGACTAGATAGAATCGTTGATTGGGATGCAGCCATGAGAGATGATTGAAGAATAGTCTGAAAGAGATATTGGATAAAAGATATGTGCCCAAGAttaatgctctgataccataataGAACGAGAGAGAGTGGGTGAAGAGGAATTAGTTGTAACCTCCTTGATTATAGAGGAGGAgttcatttctatatataatataggatACAATCAGTTACAACTAATTGTAGGTAATACAACTAATTACAGCTGGATAGTAGTTCAAATATTTAATCCTAGGTGTAATAGTTATCCTTGGTTATTAATCATGTAATCATCAACCATTTGGTAGGTGTTTAGATTTATTTGAGTGTGTCCAACGGTGCATGCCAAAAATTATTGCGCTATGAACCAAATGCGAGGCGATGCTTACCTGATCAAGTTGTTGACCAAGTTGGGCGTTCCCTTGGGATCTTAAACGGCTCCTGAACCAACCCTCGAATGCACCACTATtgaatcaagcgattcggttAAGAGGTAATCGGCTCAAGCAGATTTTTTTGCCAACTACTTTCAAATGAACAGAAAAGCAAGCTCGGTTGAAAGAACCGAGCTATTTATATTGATTGAAAAAGTGCGATTACAAGAACTATAAGGGAGTAAGATCTACTCCTAAGAAAACTAAAAAAGTTTGCTAACTAAGCTCttaaagaaagaaacaaaactCTTAGTGAAAAGCAGTAAACTATCCCTAGAAAGCTTTAGATGCTGGAATTGAGAGAAAATTGATAGTCTTGTAGTCTTTTTTTCGTGTGAAGGACCCCGATTACAGGCACgttttcttctatttatagTAGTATGTGTTCCCGCCTGCAATTATTGGGTTTTCTCATCGTAGAGTTTTTTGTCAcccaagttcttcttctttcttgctGCCACGATA
It encodes the following:
- the LOC109714763 gene encoding uncharacterized protein LOC109714763, yielding MVQDQIALTILILSVSQEVGCNLVGLTSSHQVWATLATLFDSHTIAQEDFIEQQWRDIKKGDTPMIEYLKNVKQLATQFSLIGKPIMPLQLNRRITTGLGNDWEPLIRALAPSLSTMSTNDMSALLLNQEARCKYATSIEMTPPLSGLLGPTPATANFVEGKGRSNSSRGASGHGGHYRGQNKGRGNPNYGSSPLNSTGFFNPNGDGFPNQMSLFNQHRPIYKGGPTQGFHAEPSHAQTNTAHGTRSNDHDLDWYIDSGATHHVTADLANLNIQADHPSTDQLHIGDGSDNSCFFELHPHHFSIKDLRTRQELLRGTLKDGLYCLQPRDRRLSIAHAFLTMSQSSILWHQQLGHPAFPIIQRISKCSFYKNHVPYVCASCQLGKIFQLSFPLTHNKTYVPLALIHTDV